In Aerosakkonema funiforme FACHB-1375, one genomic interval encodes:
- a CDS encoding alternative oxidase, giving the protein MIRLLVNFLEFVLNKLYRNRLYPRFFVLETVARVPYFAYTSVLHLYESMGWWRKADWIKVHFAESWNELHHLLIIESLGGNKYWIDRFVARTGAFFYYWILVVVFMISPRAAYNFTQLVEEHAYQTYDKFVKEYEEQLKAEPAPQVAINYYREGDLYMFDEFQTSHPPEERRPKIDNLYDVFVAIRDDEMEHVKTMVACQQADAQLTFMSPHSPSAKFLPESTLNKVEESEPKLAKEAAEKEPATLF; this is encoded by the coding sequence ATGATTCGACTCCTAGTCAATTTCTTAGAATTTGTTCTCAACAAACTTTACCGCAACCGTTTATATCCGCGATTTTTCGTTTTGGAAACAGTTGCTCGCGTTCCCTACTTTGCCTACACTTCAGTGCTTCACCTTTATGAAAGCATGGGTTGGTGGCGCAAAGCTGACTGGATCAAAGTTCACTTTGCAGAATCTTGGAACGAATTGCATCACTTGCTGATTATTGAGTCGCTTGGCGGAAATAAATACTGGATTGACCGCTTTGTTGCTCGCACGGGAGCCTTTTTCTACTACTGGATTCTCGTTGTTGTGTTCATGATTTCTCCTCGCGCAGCTTATAACTTTACCCAGCTAGTGGAAGAACACGCCTACCAAACTTACGATAAGTTCGTCAAAGAATATGAGGAGCAACTTAAAGCCGAACCTGCACCGCAGGTTGCCATAAATTACTACCGCGAAGGCGACCTTTATATGTTTGACGAATTCCAAACTTCTCATCCCCCAGAAGAACGTCGTCCCAAAATTGATAATCTTTACGATGTTTTCGTCGCTATTCGGGATGACGAGATGGAACACGTTAAAACGATGGTAGCTTGTCAGCAGGCGGACGCCCAACTAACGTTCATGAGTCCCCACAGCCCGTCAGCTAAATTCTTGCCTGAATCAACTCTAAATAAGGTCGAAGAATCTGAGCCTAAGC